One Oscillospiraceae bacterium genomic window carries:
- a CDS encoding D-alanyl-D-alanine carboxypeptidase family protein: MKKAVVLLIFVLIFFNSCAHIASKDTYLPCACAYCDFERQNVISGISGVSETVAVPHIYARSYCLMDADSGALLLSNNMNARLPIASTTKIMTAIVAIENSSPDEIVTIDKAAAGTEGSSAYLYAGEKVLMLDLIYALMLQSANDAAAAIAIHISGSIQDFAALMNEKAADLGMKNTHFTNPHGLHNQNHYSSAYDMSLLLSYAIKNELFALVASAKSYRTHPVEKSTERFFSNHNRLLHLSQECIGGKTGYTKNAGRCLASAFRRDGKTLCLMTIDDGNDWNDHLSLAAYGFSLYNDIELLAAEGFKLDIPVVGAATNTSAGNGSDQVAGAHNYITATNLISVTACIRSSSKITFSAEAPHFLYAPVYGIDSFPADALSTAAMHPVGILIINADGYPVAEVPLYARNTALLYIKPSFWHKLFKIKED, translated from the coding sequence ATGAAAAAAGCGGTTGTACTGTTGATTTTTGTTTTGATATTTTTTAATTCATGCGCCCATATTGCTTCCAAGGATACATATTTGCCGTGTGCCTGTGCATATTGCGATTTCGAGCGGCAAAATGTTATATCCGGAATCTCCGGCGTGTCAGAGACGGTCGCCGTTCCTCATATTTACGCAAGAAGCTATTGTCTCATGGATGCGGACTCTGGCGCTTTACTCCTTTCAAATAATATGAACGCGAGGCTTCCGATAGCAAGCACCACAAAAATCATGACTGCCATCGTCGCAATTGAGAATTCGTCTCCCGATGAAATTGTCACAATCGATAAAGCCGCCGCGGGTACGGAAGGTTCGTCGGCATATCTATATGCGGGCGAAAAAGTATTAATGCTGGACCTTATATATGCCCTTATGCTTCAAAGCGCAAACGACGCGGCGGCCGCTATCGCAATACACATTTCCGGCTCAATTCAGGATTTCGCAGCTTTGATGAACGAAAAAGCCGCTGATCTCGGTATGAAAAATACTCATTTCACTAATCCGCATGGTCTTCACAATCAAAATCATTATTCCAGCGCGTATGACATGTCACTGCTTCTTTCATACGCAATAAAAAATGAACTTTTTGCCTTAGTGGCATCCGCAAAATCATACCGTACTCATCCGGTCGAAAAGAGCACAGAAAGATTCTTTTCCAATCACAACAGGCTTCTGCATCTTTCGCAGGAATGTATAGGAGGAAAGACAGGTTATACAAAGAATGCAGGCAGATGTCTCGCTTCCGCCTTCAGACGCGACGGTAAAACACTCTGCCTTATGACAATAGATGACGGAAATGACTGGAACGATCATCTCTCCTTGGCAGCGTATGGCTTTTCTCTTTATAATGATATAGAGCTGCTTGCAGCGGAAGGCTTTAAACTTGATATTCCGGTAGTTGGCGCAGCCACAAATACAAGCGCGGGAAACGGCTCTGATCAAGTCGCCGGAGCGCATAATTATATTACAGCTACGAATTTGATATCTGTAACGGCATGTATACGTTCCAGTTCTAAAATAACATTTTCCGCCGAAGCACCTCACTTTCTTTACGCTCCGGTTTACGGCATTGACAGCTTTCCGGCTGATGCTCTGTCAACCGCCGCCATGCATCCTGTTGGAATACTGATAATAAACGCGGACGGATATCCCGTTGCTGAAGTTCCTCTTTATGCCAGGAATACCGCATTATTATATATTAAACCTTCATTCTGGCACAAATTATTTAAAATTAAGGAAGATTAA
- a CDS encoding segregation/condensation protein A codes for MPEAVNFKLGAFDGPLDLLIALISKHKIDIYDIPIALILEQYLDYLDDMNHSNIELSSEFVVMACELLYIKSKLLLPAEEAPEEDPRTELVETLLEYSRVKAAAEYLRTLEEKFYKRYYPTPQPFFYQTETTEYDKSFLPSSFRTLKIALKAERETKKKQSVENLFSVKQVSIEQKIIFVLRHLVKAIRNGSSVSFMSLFDNSPSKRDAVATFLAMIELVSTGRISYKKYSGDYIICLNTEKGGNTADVS; via the coding sequence ATGCCAGAAGCCGTAAATTTTAAACTGGGAGCCTTTGACGGTCCGCTTGACCTTTTGATTGCGCTAATATCGAAACATAAGATCGATATATACGACATACCGATCGCTCTGATACTGGAGCAATATCTCGATTATCTTGATGATATGAATCACAGTAATATTGAGCTTTCAAGCGAATTCGTTGTCATGGCGTGCGAGCTTTTATATATAAAAAGCAAATTACTGCTGCCCGCCGAGGAAGCGCCGGAAGAAGACCCGAGAACAGAGCTTGTCGAAACGCTTCTCGAATACTCCCGCGTAAAAGCGGCAGCCGAATATCTCAGAACTCTTGAAGAAAAATTTTATAAACGGTATTACCCGACTCCGCAACCGTTTTTTTACCAGACAGAAACAACGGAATATGACAAAAGCTTTCTTCCCTCTTCGTTTCGTACATTAAAAATAGCGCTTAAAGCTGAACGTGAGACAAAGAAAAAACAAAGCGTAGAAAACCTGTTTTCTGTAAAGCAGGTATCAATCGAACAGAAAATCATCTTTGTGCTAAGGCATCTTGTAAAAGCAATAAGAAATGGCAGCTCAGTGTCGTTTATGTCTCTTTTTGATAATTCTCCATCAAAAAGAGACGCGGTGGCGACATTTCTTGCAATGATCGAGCTGGTTTCCACAGGCAGAATTTCCTATAAGAAATACAGCGGCGATTACATAATATGCCTTAATACCGAAAAAGGAGGAAACACTGCGGATGTCTCTTGA
- a CDS encoding DUF3048 domain-containing protein: protein MNKFLSFFIILISFAALFCSCDNTPPSSTDSPNTTSVKTYITYDSSDLIPVTRDIPNFTFGFSTDGNMLSGSAQPDAIILSDFRSGLTGLPISEKCLSQRPIAVMINNERRGLPQSGISLASVIYECNIEGGVNRLIAIFEDYAALPYIGTVRSSRPYFIDIAQMHDAIYVHCGGSPGAYESLKERNIDNIDGVNGGYYESQLFYYDQDRLKNKGLEHCRYISGAKIVEGIKKAGFRTAHKEDNYKTTYNFIDSYTPFDTNYSPQPASYIYLPHHSTSITEFSYNSETKKYYRSQYGAPTIDALNGKQVCFENVIVIFTLRHEIDDYGRLFVELTGTGEGYYACEGKYIPIKWKRDSIDGKMDYLNADGTPLYLNPGKTFVSVASTGIKKNVVIK from the coding sequence ATGAATAAATTCTTGTCTTTCTTTATAATACTTATTTCTTTTGCCGCCTTATTCTGCTCATGCGATAATACTCCTCCATCATCAACGGATTCACCGAATACGACGTCCGTAAAAACGTATATAACATATGACAGTTCTGATCTCATCCCTGTTACCAGAGACATACCGAATTTTACGTTTGGGTTTTCCACCGACGGAAACATGCTTTCCGGCTCCGCTCAGCCAGATGCAATCATATTGTCCGATTTCAGGAGCGGTCTCACGGGGTTGCCTATTTCAGAAAAATGCCTGTCTCAAAGACCAATTGCTGTGATGATCAATAATGAACGCCGCGGTCTTCCTCAATCAGGAATTTCACTTGCAAGTGTTATTTATGAATGCAACATAGAGGGCGGAGTAAACAGACTTATAGCAATTTTCGAGGATTATGCTGCTCTCCCGTATATCGGCACCGTTCGTTCCTCCCGTCCTTATTTTATTGATATAGCTCAGATGCACGATGCGATCTATGTACATTGCGGCGGCAGCCCCGGCGCATATGAAAGCTTAAAAGAACGCAATATTGATAATATCGACGGAGTAAACGGCGGATATTATGAATCTCAGCTGTTTTATTACGATCAGGACAGATTGAAAAACAAGGGTCTTGAGCATTGCCGCTATATAAGCGGAGCAAAGATCGTCGAAGGAATCAAAAAAGCAGGATTTAGAACCGCTCATAAAGAAGATAATTATAAAACCACATATAATTTCATTGACTCATATACTCCATTTGACACAAATTATTCTCCCCAACCCGCTTCATACATATATTTGCCGCATCATTCTACATCTATAACCGAATTCTCATATAATTCAGAAACCAAAAAATATTATAGAAGTCAATATGGCGCTCCTACAATCGACGCATTAAACGGCAAGCAGGTATGCTTTGAAAACGTAATCGTGATCTTTACCCTCCGACATGAAATTGACGACTACGGAAGGCTTTTTGTCGAGTTGACCGGCACCGGCGAAGGATATTATGCCTGCGAAGGAAAGTACATTCCGATAAAATGGAAACGAGACAGTATTGACGGAAAAATGGATTACCTGAATGCTGATGGTACACCGCTTTACCTTAATCCCGGAAAGACCTTTGTTTCCGTTGCCTCGACCGGAATCAAAAAAAATGTTGTCATAAAATAA
- a CDS encoding pseudouridine synthase, with product MEQMRIQKYLSDCGIMSRRKAEEEISAGRVFINGAPAVTGQKVDPNNDAVVYNGILVEKTDRRIYIKLYKPRGYVVTMSDEKGRKCITELVNDIPERIYPIGRLDLDSEGLILMTNDGEFANRLMHPSTSVDKVYIVKLKSSASPEQIIKLNSPMVIDGYRIRPCKVIVESGFDASILKFVLGEGRNRQIRKMCLQAGLDVSRLTRIAIGKITLGDLKSGAYEKLTKEQIDYLKGLA from the coding sequence ATGGAGCAAATGAGAATTCAAAAATACCTTTCAGACTGCGGAATAATGTCCAGGCGAAAAGCGGAGGAAGAAATTTCGGCAGGCAGAGTCTTTATAAACGGAGCTCCGGCAGTCACCGGTCAAAAGGTTGATCCGAATAACGACGCGGTCGTTTATAACGGTATTCTCGTTGAAAAAACTGATCGAAGAATATATATTAAGCTATATAAACCTCGCGGTTATGTCGTTACAATGTCCGATGAAAAGGGACGCAAATGCATTACCGAGCTTGTTAATGATATACCGGAACGTATATATCCTATTGGCAGATTGGACTTAGACTCCGAAGGATTAATTCTGATGACAAATGACGGAGAATTCGCAAACCGTCTAATGCATCCTTCGACTTCAGTTGATAAAGTATATATTGTAAAGCTTAAATCATCGGCATCGCCGGAACAAATTATAAAGCTAAATTCTCCGATGGTTATAGACGGTTACAGAATAAGGCCATGTAAAGTGATCGTGGAATCGGGCTTTGATGCTTCGATATTGAAATTTGTTCTTGGAGAAGGCAGAAACCGCCAAATCAGGAAAATGTGTCTTCAGGCCGGGCTTGATGTATCGCGCCTTACGCGAATAGCGATCGGTAAAATAACGCTCGGCGACCTTAAAAGCGGAGCATACGAAAAGCTTACAAAAGAACAGATTGATTATCTGAAAGGACTTGCTTGA
- a CDS encoding GerW family sporulation protein gives MNEIPLKQVIDASLENLKQVISADNVIGTPITLPDKTVIIPISKVSVGFTSGGVDFDSKHNPLRQQAHFGGGNAAGLTVTPLAFLVASNSDVRLLNINDPLTPEAGNIVGTISDLVDRSPAIIERIMNIFKNFKKPESTEASDDSSEASEK, from the coding sequence ATGAACGAAATACCGTTAAAGCAAGTGATTGACGCTTCACTTGAAAATTTAAAGCAGGTTATTTCCGCAGATAATGTAATCGGCACTCCAATCACATTGCCTGACAAGACCGTAATAATACCGATATCAAAGGTTTCCGTCGGATTCACCTCCGGCGGCGTTGACTTTGACAGCAAGCATAATCCTCTCAGACAACAGGCACATTTTGGAGGAGGAAACGCCGCCGGTCTGACTGTTACTCCGCTCGCATTTTTGGTGGCATCAAATTCTGATGTCAGGCTTTTAAATATAAACGATCCTCTTACACCGGAAGCCGGCAATATAGTAGGAACAATCAGCGATCTTGTGGACCGCTCTCCCGCGATTATCGAACGAATAATGAATATATTCAAAAATTTCAAAAAGCCGGAAAGCACTGAAGCTTCTGATGATTCATCCGAAGCATCGGAAAAATAA
- the argS gene encoding arginine--tRNA ligase: protein MNELKKNISAVISSLLPDVSADDIMSLIAPTPDSSMGDFTVACFKLAKSLRKPPIKIAGELMDKLNASLPEGISKIEALNGYLNFYVSDKYIADNIIGKIISVGNDYGKNDIGNGKTMVIDYSSPNIAKPFHIGHLGTTAIGNSIKRIHQFSGYKCIGINHLGDWGTQFGRLIVAYHGWGNKEAIEKIGVKELARIYAEFYVRAESDPTLNDKAREEFSKLEHGDKEALDLWKWFKEISLNEFMRLYKVLGIEFESYSGESFYYDKMQAVEELQEKGLLKESDGAMIVPLDEYKMPPCLILKKDGTTLYATRDITAAIYRWNTYHFDKCLYVTDAGQSLYFAQWFKVIGLMGYEFEKRLVHVPYGKISVNGAKLATRTGNVVLLEELFDEAISRVRAIIEEKNPGMSSENKDEIAKKVGLGAVIFNQLSAGRIKDVNFVWEDVLNFDGNTGPYAQYTYARCCSVVSKCDDETKAGNSNINNGYSCAALNEDERALALLLASFPDRVIQALGEYEPSDITRFIIDLCQTFNRFYHNCPVINAESDIKRLRADLCRSTKAVLGNALWLIGLKQTERV from the coding sequence ATGAACGAACTCAAAAAAAATATATCGGCTGTGATTTCTTCACTCCTACCGGATGTGTCTGCCGATGATATTATGTCTCTCATCGCTCCGACGCCGGACAGCTCGATGGGCGATTTTACCGTCGCGTGCTTCAAGCTGGCAAAATCGCTCCGCAAGCCTCCGATTAAAATAGCCGGTGAGCTTATGGATAAGCTTAACGCTTCTCTTCCGGAGGGTATCTCAAAAATCGAAGCGCTCAACGGATATTTGAATTTTTACGTTTCCGATAAATACATCGCAGATAATATAATAGGAAAAATTATATCAGTCGGAAACGATTACGGTAAAAATGACATCGGTAACGGAAAAACAATGGTAATAGATTACTCGTCGCCGAACATAGCAAAACCGTTTCATATAGGACATCTTGGCACAACTGCAATCGGAAATTCGATAAAAAGGATACATCAGTTTTCCGGGTATAAATGCATAGGCATAAATCATCTCGGCGACTGGGGCACACAGTTTGGACGTTTGATTGTCGCTTATCACGGATGGGGTAATAAAGAAGCCATAGAAAAAATTGGCGTTAAGGAGCTTGCTCGCATATATGCAGAATTTTATGTGAGAGCAGAATCCGACCCCACGCTAAACGATAAAGCCCGCGAAGAATTCTCCAAGCTTGAGCACGGCGATAAAGAAGCTCTTGATCTTTGGAAATGGTTCAAGGAAATAAGCCTGAATGAATTCATGCGCCTTTATAAGGTGCTCGGAATAGAATTCGAAAGCTATTCCGGCGAAAGCTTTTATTACGATAAAATGCAGGCTGTTGAAGAGTTGCAGGAAAAAGGACTGCTCAAAGAGAGCGACGGCGCGATGATCGTCCCGCTTGACGAATATAAAATGCCGCCTTGTCTTATACTTAAAAAAGACGGCACAACACTTTATGCAACCCGCGACATAACCGCGGCCATATATCGCTGGAACACATATCATTTTGATAAATGCCTTTATGTCACTGATGCGGGACAGAGCCTTTACTTTGCCCAATGGTTTAAAGTTATAGGCCTTATGGGTTATGAATTTGAAAAGCGCCTTGTACATGTTCCTTACGGAAAAATAAGCGTAAACGGAGCAAAGCTTGCGACTCGTACCGGAAATGTAGTGCTTCTTGAAGAATTATTTGATGAAGCGATTTCTCGCGTAAGGGCAATAATAGAAGAAAAGAATCCCGGAATGTCTTCTGAAAATAAAGATGAAATCGCTAAAAAGGTCGGGCTCGGAGCAGTCATATTTAATCAGCTGTCGGCGGGCAGAATAAAAGACGTAAATTTTGTCTGGGAAGATGTACTCAATTTCGATGGAAATACCGGCCCATACGCGCAGTACACATATGCGCGCTGCTGTAGCGTCGTGTCAAAATGCGACGATGAAACTAAAGCCGGTAATTCAAATATTAACAACGGATATAGCTGCGCGGCTTTAAATGAGGATGAGCGCGCGCTTGCTTTGCTGCTTGCGTCATTCCCCGACAGAGTCATACAGGCTCTTGGCGAATACGAACCCTCTGACATAACAAGATTCATAATCGATCTTTGCCAGACATTCAACAGGTTTTATCATAATTGTCCCGTAATCAACGCCGAAAGCGATATAAAACGTTTGCGCGCCGATCTCTGCCGTTCAACAAAAGCCGTGCTTGGAAACGCATTATGGCTTATCGGTCTTAAACAGACAGAGCGGGTATAA
- a CDS encoding GNAT family N-acetyltransferase, with translation MNQNSYKVSITKITDHSNLSDCLSVISNSFLTVAKDYNITKDNCPSYAAFRTINDLDNMLNSGIDFYGLYENNKQAGFVCMKKNDDNTYILGLLSVLPENRHKGYGKALIDYIFNEVKILGGHKVVIWLMNENDILKKWYINYGFSETNIRKSEGMPFSICDMEKVIDY, from the coding sequence ATGAATCAAAACTCATATAAGGTCAGTATTACTAAAATTACTGATCACTCGAATTTATCTGATTGCTTAAGCGTTATAAGTAATTCGTTTTTGACCGTTGCAAAGGATTATAATATTACCAAAGATAATTGCCCTTCATATGCAGCTTTCAGGACTATAAATGACCTTGATAACATGTTAAATAGCGGTATTGACTTTTATGGCTTGTATGAAAATAACAAACAGGCAGGATTTGTCTGTATGAAAAAAAATGATGATAATACATATATTTTGGGGCTTCTGTCTGTTTTGCCTGAGAATCGGCATAAAGGCTATGGAAAGGCTCTGATCGATTATATATTTAATGAAGTTAAAATTCTTGGCGGCCATAAAGTTGTTATTTGGTTAATGAATGAAAACGATATTCTAAAAAAATGGTATATTAATTATGGCTTTTCGGAAACCAATATAAGAAAATCCGAAGGAATGCCGTTTTCGATATGTGATATGGAAAAAGTTATTGATTATTAA
- a CDS encoding YebC/PmpR family DNA-binding transcriptional regulator, translating into MSGHSKWKNIMHKKEKTDAQRASVFTKIGKEIAMAVKSGGADPVANTKLRDLIIKAKANNVPNDNIERTIKKAASSDAETYETIFYEGYGPNGIAVIVEAATDNRNRTGSDMRHYFDKFGGNLGTTGCVSFMFSDKGVIIIDAEGISEDKIMEDALEAGAEDIALDEDIYEITCDPNDLYIVKDALEAAGYKISSSETDKIPTTYVSLTDEESITKMNRLLEMLEENDDVTNVWHNWDNAE; encoded by the coding sequence ATGTCAGGTCATTCCAAATGGAAAAACATAATGCACAAAAAAGAAAAGACGGACGCGCAGCGCGCAAGCGTCTTTACTAAAATAGGCAAGGAAATTGCGATGGCTGTAAAATCAGGAGGTGCCGATCCGGTTGCGAATACAAAATTAAGAGACCTTATTATAAAGGCAAAAGCAAATAACGTACCAAACGATAACATAGAAAGAACAATCAAAAAAGCCGCAAGCAGCGATGCCGAAACATACGAAACAATATTCTATGAGGGTTACGGACCAAATGGTATCGCCGTGATCGTAGAAGCCGCAACGGACAACAGAAACCGCACCGGCTCCGATATGCGCCATTATTTTGATAAATTCGGCGGAAACCTCGGCACCACAGGCTGTGTCTCATTCATGTTCTCTGATAAAGGCGTAATAATAATAGATGCCGAGGGTATATCCGAAGATAAGATAATGGAGGATGCTCTCGAAGCCGGAGCGGAGGATATCGCGCTCGACGAAGATATATACGAAATCACCTGTGATCCCAATGATTTATATATAGTCAAGGATGCTCTTGAAGCGGCAGGATATAAAATTTCATCATCGGAAACAGATAAAATACCTACGACATATGTTTCGCTTACCGATGAAGAAAGCATCACAAAAATGAACAGGCTCCTTGAAATGCTCGAGGAAAACGACGATGTCACTAATGTATGGCACAACTGGGATAATGCCGAATAA
- a CDS encoding cold-shock protein, whose protein sequence is MLNGTVKWFNADKGFGFISNDEGGDDIFVHFSAIISNGYKSLTEGQKVTFDTEKDPKNSRKLRAVNVRIA, encoded by the coding sequence ATGCTTAATGGTACTGTTAAATGGTTCAATGCTGATAAAGGATTCGGATTCATATCAAATGATGAGGGCGGCGACGATATATTCGTGCATTTCTCCGCTATTATATCAAATGGCTATAAATCTCTTACAGAAGGTCAAAAAGTAACTTTTGACACTGAAAAAGATCCCAAGAACAGCCGTAAACTCAGAGCGGTCAATGTTCGTATTGCATAA
- a CDS encoding DUF6054 family protein, which produces MDNTFFVSSDIISSANKIKEEINRSFSGELVNDYNIQCENHCSVHVMVFEKYYSRVSNRLTLTVILDDVSGKTRVHYTSAGGGTGVLFRFDWGAADSFAESVRSALSDCIISD; this is translated from the coding sequence ATGGACAATACCTTTTTTGTTTCATCCGATATTATTTCATCTGCCAATAAAATCAAAGAGGAAATAAACCGCAGTTTTTCCGGAGAGCTTGTAAACGATTATAATATACAATGCGAAAATCATTGTTCGGTTCATGTCATGGTTTTTGAAAAATACTACTCAAGAGTCAGCAACCGGCTTACGCTTACTGTTATACTTGACGATGTTTCCGGTAAAACGAGAGTGCATTATACCTCCGCCGGAGGCGGAACCGGAGTGTTATTCAGATTTGACTGGGGCGCCGCGGACAGCTTTGCCGAATCTGTTCGTTCCGCACTTTCAGACTGTATTATTTCGGATTGA
- a CDS encoding RNA methyltransferase, producing the protein MKNEAFKERDSSYAEGALSINAVFDSGSREIKEIFIASGAKVEDINIHRIIVKAKQLNIPVNCCSDEFYEEHSTAKTGGGILAEVSDRKLYSLEELLLKQHKLIFLLSGIEDPYNFGYSVRSLYASGAGGMLLPPRSWMSAAGVCIRASAGATELIDCAGYTDEKELVFALKSNGYSIVCAAEVKNSVSLYKAEISFPCVLIIGGEKRGISKALIENADNIIRIPYGRSFNKSLTTSAASAVIGFEFMRRFNGYSQK; encoded by the coding sequence TTGAAAAACGAAGCCTTTAAGGAAAGAGACAGCTCATATGCAGAGGGCGCTCTTTCAATCAACGCGGTGTTTGACTCAGGTTCCAGAGAAATAAAAGAAATTTTTATAGCTTCCGGCGCCAAGGTTGAAGATATAAATATCCATCGAATAATCGTAAAAGCAAAACAGCTCAATATTCCCGTAAATTGCTGCTCTGATGAGTTTTATGAAGAACATTCGACCGCAAAAACCGGCGGCGGAATTTTGGCCGAAGTATCTGACAGAAAGCTTTATTCACTTGAAGAGCTTTTATTAAAACAGCATAAGTTGATATTTCTTCTTTCCGGTATCGAAGACCCTTATAATTTCGGATATTCCGTTCGCTCCCTTTATGCCTCCGGCGCCGGCGGAATGCTTCTTCCTCCTCGCAGCTGGATGAGCGCGGCCGGCGTCTGTATACGCGCGTCTGCCGGAGCAACGGAATTAATTGACTGCGCCGGTTATACCGATGAAAAAGAGCTCGTTTTCGCGTTGAAATCAAACGGATACTCTATTGTCTGTGCAGCGGAAGTAAAAAACTCCGTTTCTCTTTATAAAGCAGAAATTTCTTTTCCGTGCGTGCTTATTATAGGAGGAGAAAAACGCGGAATATCCAAAGCTCTGATTGAAAACGCAGATAACATAATAAGGATTCCTTACGGCAGAAGCTTTAATAAATCTCTGACCACTTCTGCCGCAAGCGCTGTCATAGGCTTTGAATTCATGAGGCGCTTCAACGGATATTCGCAGAAATAG
- the scpB gene encoding SMC-Scp complex subunit ScpB — MSLEDSFNEQKIKFLVNAMEAVLFAGGDPVPASKLTEIFGLDLESISELAVLLRKKLASSCDTSFELCFLDGNYQLCTKQEYAGYVSDFLKIKRTAPLSKPALEALAVIAYKQPVTRSYIEKIRGVDCSGIVNTLVQRELIEEAGRLDAPGKPILYRTTSAFLRSFGLTSLSELPPIEGEIQISLNETINQ; from the coding sequence ATGTCTCTTGAAGATAGCTTCAACGAACAAAAAATTAAATTTTTAGTCAACGCAATGGAAGCGGTTCTGTTCGCGGGTGGCGATCCCGTGCCCGCCTCAAAGCTTACGGAAATTTTCGGACTTGACCTTGAAAGCATATCGGAGCTTGCGGTTTTACTGCGAAAAAAGCTTGCCTCTTCATGTGATACAAGCTTTGAGCTTTGCTTTCTGGACGGAAATTATCAGCTGTGCACAAAGCAGGAATATGCCGGCTATGTTTCCGATTTCCTTAAAATCAAGAGAACCGCGCCTCTTTCAAAGCCCGCGCTTGAGGCGCTCGCTGTGATAGCATATAAACAGCCGGTAACACGCTCTTATATCGAAAAGATCCGCGGCGTCGACTGTTCGGGAATTGTCAATACGCTTGTTCAAAGAGAGCTTATAGAAGAAGCCGGGCGATTGGACGCACCCGGAAAGCCGATTCTTTACCGTACCACATCTGCTTTTTTACGATCTTTCGGGCTTACTTCCCTGTCAGAGCTTCCTCCTATAGAAGGCGAGATACAGATATCGTTAAACGAAACGATCAATCAATAA
- a CDS encoding site-2 protease family protein: MMFGYDSIREWLVGILYMLPVCLLSLSVHEFSHGFVADKLGDPTARMAGRLTLNPMKHIDPLGFIAFIVLRFGWAKPVPVNISNFKNKKRDIALTAIAGPISNFLLALIFAFIFQGFYKLIYLNYSTIATNSVISKLIPILSNLLYYFVISNICLAIFNLIPVYPLDGSRVLYSFLPYTAENKMKRIEKYLQLALILVLITGYLGNPLYIAATTVSNWFFALAGLVIPI; the protein is encoded by the coding sequence ATGATGTTCGGATACGACTCAATAAGAGAATGGCTCGTAGGAATATTATACATGCTGCCGGTATGTTTATTATCGCTTTCCGTGCATGAATTTTCTCACGGCTTTGTCGCCGACAAACTCGGTGACCCCACCGCCCGCATGGCAGGGAGACTGACTCTGAATCCCATGAAACACATTGATCCTCTCGGATTTATTGCATTTATCGTCCTGCGTTTCGGATGGGCGAAGCCTGTCCCCGTTAATATCTCAAATTTTAAAAACAAAAAGCGTGATATTGCGCTTACAGCGATAGCGGGCCCAATATCAAACTTTTTGCTTGCGTTGATATTTGCCTTTATATTTCAGGGGTTTTATAAGCTTATATATTTAAATTACAGCACGATAGCTACAAACTCAGTTATATCAAAATTAATACCAATACTCTCTAACCTTTTATATTACTTTGTAATATCGAATATTTGTCTTGCTATTTTTAATCTCATACCCGTATATCCGCTCGACGGCTCGAGAGTTTTATATTCCTTTTTGCCATATACGGCCGAAAATAAAATGAAGCGTATTGAAAAATATCTGCAGCTCGCTCTTATTCTCGTTTTAATAACGGGATATCTCGGTAACCCTTTGTATATAGCGGCAACAACGGTATCGAATTGGTTTTTCGCTCTTGCCGGGCTTGTCATACCAATTTAA